One Prunus dulcis chromosome 7, ALMONDv2, whole genome shotgun sequence DNA segment encodes these proteins:
- the LOC117635031 gene encoding methyltransferase-like protein 23 isoform X2: MERSDSAETETADTLMTTVSRHHFGDEMDEPAFSISIIENMKEDYGLFVWPCSVVLAEYVWQQRLRFSGAGVVELGAGTSLPGLVAAKVGADVTLTDDSSRLEVLDNMKRVLDLNKLECNFCFQVMGLTWGVWDASTFSLHPKFILGADVLYDASAFDDLFATVTFLLQSSPGSVFITTYHNRSGHHLIEFLMVKWGLKCVKLLDAFSFMPSNKASRLSGNLHLAEIVLDSQWAEIPVLH, translated from the exons ATGGAACGCAGTGACTCGGCCGAAACCGAAACGGCCGATACTCTTATGACGACGGTGTCTCGTCATCATTTCGGGGATGAAATGGACGAACCGGCCTTCTCCATCTCTATAATCGAGAACATGAAGGAAGACTATGGTCTGTTCGTGTGGCCCTGTAGCGTGGTCCTAGCGGAGTATGTTTGGCAACAGAGATTGCGCTTTTCCGGAGCCGGCGTGGTAGAG CTTGGTGCTGGAACTTCCTTGCCAGGTTTAGTTGCAGCCAAAGTTGGTGCCGACGTCACTCTCACTGATGACTCGAGTAGATTAGAG GTGCTGGACAACATGAAACGAGTGCTTGACCTTAATAAACTTGAGTGCAAT TTCTGTTTTCAGGTAATGGGATTGACATGGGGAGTTTGGGATGCATCTACATTCAGTTTACATCCAAAATTTATTCTTGGGGCTGATGTGTTATATGATGCTAGTG CGTTTGATGACCTCTTTGCCACTGTTACATTCCTGCTCCAAAGTTCTCCGGGGTCAGTGTTCATAACAACTTACCATAATCGGAG TGGACATCATTTGATTGAGTTTTTGATGGTCAAATGGGGGTTGAAGTGTGTGAAGCTTCTTGATGCCTTTTCATTTATGCCATCCAACAAGGCATCCAGGCTAAGCGGCAACCTTCATTTGGCAGAGATTGTTCTGGATAGTCAATGGGCTGAGATACCGGTTTTGCATTAG
- the LOC117635029 gene encoding uncharacterized protein LOC117635029 yields the protein MAFAHYPVTIPVETTKHAKTSILKPPSSSESLSLSLPPPLKPRNLSIFSGFRRLGHNGKYFHSPSAQAEPQEPQISTAADAITHFKHLLLPIVDGNPYLSEGTRQAIATAAALANKYGADITVVVIDEKEKESLPQHETQLSTIRWHLSEGGFKEYKLLERLGEGNKPTAIIGEVADDLNLDLVVISMEAIHSKHVDANLLAEFIPCPVILLPL from the exons ATGGCTTTTGCTCACTACCCAGTAACCATTCCTGTCGAAACCACAAAGCACGCAAAGACTTCGATTCTGAAAccaccttcttcttctgagtctctctctctttctcttcctcctcctctcaaACCTCGCAATCTCTCCATATTTTCCGGATTCAGACGGCTGGGGCATAATGGTAAATACTTTCACTCTCCATCAGCACAGGCTGAGCCGCAAGAGCCTCAAATCAGTACAGCTGCAGATGCCATTACCCATTTCAAGCATCTGCTTCTGCCCATCGTCGATGGGAACCCATATCTCTCCGAGGGAACAAGACAG GCTATAGCTACTGCTGCTGCTTTGGCAAACAAGTATGGAGCTGACATTACGGTTGTGG TTATCgatgagaaggagaaggagtcTCTGCCGCAACATGAAACCCAACTTTCTACTATCCGCTGGCATCTCTCTGAAG GTGGGTTCAAAGAATACAAGCTGCTAGAGCGACTTGGGGAAGGGAACAAGCCGACAGCCATCATCGGCGAGGTTGCTGATGACCTGAATTTGGATTTAGTTGTTATAAGCATGGAAGCTATTCATTCCAAGCATGTTGATGCAAACCTGCTTGCAGAGTTCATTCCTTGCCCGGTCATCCTTTTGCCATTGTAA
- the LOC117635031 gene encoding methyltransferase-like protein 23 isoform X4: MERSDSAETETADTLMTTVSRHHFGDEMDEPAFSISIIENMKEDYGLFVWPCSVVLAEYVWQQRLRFSGAGVVELGAGTSLPGLVAAKVGADVTLTDDSSRLEVLDNMKRVLDLNKLECNVMGLTWGVWDASTFSLHPKFILGADVLYDASAFDDLFATVTFLLQSSPGSVFITTYHNRSGHHLIEFLMVKWGLKCVKLLDAFSFMPSNKASRLSGNLHLAEIVLDSQWAEIPVLH, translated from the exons ATGGAACGCAGTGACTCGGCCGAAACCGAAACGGCCGATACTCTTATGACGACGGTGTCTCGTCATCATTTCGGGGATGAAATGGACGAACCGGCCTTCTCCATCTCTATAATCGAGAACATGAAGGAAGACTATGGTCTGTTCGTGTGGCCCTGTAGCGTGGTCCTAGCGGAGTATGTTTGGCAACAGAGATTGCGCTTTTCCGGAGCCGGCGTGGTAGAG CTTGGTGCTGGAACTTCCTTGCCAGGTTTAGTTGCAGCCAAAGTTGGTGCCGACGTCACTCTCACTGATGACTCGAGTAGATTAGAG GTGCTGGACAACATGAAACGAGTGCTTGACCTTAATAAACTTGAGTGCAAT GTAATGGGATTGACATGGGGAGTTTGGGATGCATCTACATTCAGTTTACATCCAAAATTTATTCTTGGGGCTGATGTGTTATATGATGCTAGTG CGTTTGATGACCTCTTTGCCACTGTTACATTCCTGCTCCAAAGTTCTCCGGGGTCAGTGTTCATAACAACTTACCATAATCGGAG TGGACATCATTTGATTGAGTTTTTGATGGTCAAATGGGGGTTGAAGTGTGTGAAGCTTCTTGATGCCTTTTCATTTATGCCATCCAACAAGGCATCCAGGCTAAGCGGCAACCTTCATTTGGCAGAGATTGTTCTGGATAGTCAATGGGCTGAGATACCGGTTTTGCATTAG
- the LOC117635030 gene encoding peroxidase 64, which translates to MAFNLAFLSSVVIILSAFSPVITALSSNYYDKSCPNVDQIVSNAVKKAAANDRTVPAALLRMHFHDCFIRGCDASVLLNSKGSNQAEKDGPPNISLHAFYVIDNAKKQVEASCPGVVSCADILALAARDAVVQSGGPNWDVPKGRKDGRTSKATETRQLPAPTFNISQLQQSFSQRGLSLNDLVALSGGHTLGFSHCSSFQNRIHNFNATHDVDPSLQPSFAASLKNTCPVNNRPKNAGATMDPSSTTFDNAYYKLILQGKSLFSSDQALLSFPKTKNLVTKFATSKEAFLDAFVNSMIKMSSITGGQEVRKDCRIVN; encoded by the exons ATGGCCTTTAATCTTGCATTCTTGAGCTCAGTCGTCATCATCCTTTCAGCCTTTTCCCCGGTGATAACTGCACTGAGCTCGAATTATTACGATAAGAGCTGTCCTAACGTTGACCAAATCGTTTCAAATGCTGTCAAGAAAGCGGCAGCTAATGACAGAACTGTCCCGGCTGCTCTGCTCAGGATGCATTTCCATGACTGTTTCATAAGG GGTTGTGATGCCTCTGTGTTGTTAAATTCCAAAGGGAGCAACCAAGCAGAGAAAGATGGGCCACCAAATATTTCTTTGCATGCATTTTATGTCATTGACAATGCAAAGAAACAAGTGGAGGCTTCCTGCCCCGGTGTGGTCTCATGTGCTGATATCTTGGCTCTAGCTGCAAGGGATGCTGTTGTGCAA TCTGGAGGTCCAAACTGGGATGTgccaaaaggaagaaaagatgGAAGAACATCAAAGGCTACTGAAACCAGACAATTGCCAGCTCCAACCTTCAACATATCTCAACTGCAGCAGAGCTTCTCTCAGAGAGGTCTGTCCTTGAATGACCTGGTGGCTCTTTCAG GAGGTCACACTCTAGGGTTCTCTCACTGCTCATCTTTCCAAAACAGAATCCACAACTTCAATGCCACACACGACGTCGATCCTTCACTGCAACCATCCTTTGCAGCAAGCTTAAAGAATACATGTCCCGTCAATAACAGGCCGAAAAACGCTGGCGCCACCATGGATCCTTCTTCAACAACTTTTGATAACGCATACTACAAGTTGATCCTCCAGGGGAAGAGCTTGTTTTCTTCAGACCAAGCTCTGCTTAGTTTTCCAAAGACCAAAAATTTGGTTACTAAGTTTGCTACTTCAAAGGAAGCTTTCTTAGATGCTTTTGTGAATTCTATGATTAAGATGAGTAGCATTACAGGTGGACAAGAGGTCAGGAAAGACTGCAGGATAGTAAATTAA
- the LOC117635031 gene encoding methyltransferase-like protein 23 isoform X1 yields MERSDSAETETADTLMTTVSRHHFGDEMDEPAFSISIIENMKEDYGLFVWPCSVVLAEYVWQQRLRFSGAGVVEVLGAGTSLPGLVAAKVGADVTLTDDSSRLEVLDNMKRVLDLNKLECNFCFQVMGLTWGVWDASTFSLHPKFILGADVLYDASAFDDLFATVTFLLQSSPGSVFITTYHNRSGHHLIEFLMVKWGLKCVKLLDAFSFMPSNKASRLSGNLHLAEIVLDSQWAEIPVLH; encoded by the exons ATGGAACGCAGTGACTCGGCCGAAACCGAAACGGCCGATACTCTTATGACGACGGTGTCTCGTCATCATTTCGGGGATGAAATGGACGAACCGGCCTTCTCCATCTCTATAATCGAGAACATGAAGGAAGACTATGGTCTGTTCGTGTGGCCCTGTAGCGTGGTCCTAGCGGAGTATGTTTGGCAACAGAGATTGCGCTTTTCCGGAGCCGGCGTGGTAGAGGTG CTTGGTGCTGGAACTTCCTTGCCAGGTTTAGTTGCAGCCAAAGTTGGTGCCGACGTCACTCTCACTGATGACTCGAGTAGATTAGAG GTGCTGGACAACATGAAACGAGTGCTTGACCTTAATAAACTTGAGTGCAAT TTCTGTTTTCAGGTAATGGGATTGACATGGGGAGTTTGGGATGCATCTACATTCAGTTTACATCCAAAATTTATTCTTGGGGCTGATGTGTTATATGATGCTAGTG CGTTTGATGACCTCTTTGCCACTGTTACATTCCTGCTCCAAAGTTCTCCGGGGTCAGTGTTCATAACAACTTACCATAATCGGAG TGGACATCATTTGATTGAGTTTTTGATGGTCAAATGGGGGTTGAAGTGTGTGAAGCTTCTTGATGCCTTTTCATTTATGCCATCCAACAAGGCATCCAGGCTAAGCGGCAACCTTCATTTGGCAGAGATTGTTCTGGATAGTCAATGGGCTGAGATACCGGTTTTGCATTAG
- the LOC117635031 gene encoding methyltransferase-like protein 23 isoform X3: protein MERSDSAETETADTLMTTVSRHHFGDEMDEPAFSISIIENMKEDYGLFVWPCSVVLAEYVWQQRLRFSGAGVVEVLGAGTSLPGLVAAKVGADVTLTDDSSRLEVLDNMKRVLDLNKLECNVMGLTWGVWDASTFSLHPKFILGADVLYDASAFDDLFATVTFLLQSSPGSVFITTYHNRSGHHLIEFLMVKWGLKCVKLLDAFSFMPSNKASRLSGNLHLAEIVLDSQWAEIPVLH, encoded by the exons ATGGAACGCAGTGACTCGGCCGAAACCGAAACGGCCGATACTCTTATGACGACGGTGTCTCGTCATCATTTCGGGGATGAAATGGACGAACCGGCCTTCTCCATCTCTATAATCGAGAACATGAAGGAAGACTATGGTCTGTTCGTGTGGCCCTGTAGCGTGGTCCTAGCGGAGTATGTTTGGCAACAGAGATTGCGCTTTTCCGGAGCCGGCGTGGTAGAGGTG CTTGGTGCTGGAACTTCCTTGCCAGGTTTAGTTGCAGCCAAAGTTGGTGCCGACGTCACTCTCACTGATGACTCGAGTAGATTAGAG GTGCTGGACAACATGAAACGAGTGCTTGACCTTAATAAACTTGAGTGCAAT GTAATGGGATTGACATGGGGAGTTTGGGATGCATCTACATTCAGTTTACATCCAAAATTTATTCTTGGGGCTGATGTGTTATATGATGCTAGTG CGTTTGATGACCTCTTTGCCACTGTTACATTCCTGCTCCAAAGTTCTCCGGGGTCAGTGTTCATAACAACTTACCATAATCGGAG TGGACATCATTTGATTGAGTTTTTGATGGTCAAATGGGGGTTGAAGTGTGTGAAGCTTCTTGATGCCTTTTCATTTATGCCATCCAACAAGGCATCCAGGCTAAGCGGCAACCTTCATTTGGCAGAGATTGTTCTGGATAGTCAATGGGCTGAGATACCGGTTTTGCATTAG
- the LOC117634274 gene encoding la-related protein 1C, translating into MAMINSANKSSNPETASYPAVQSPRHAGESVSSPTTQSRRAARAVSSPWTQIVRGESEPIAVAPSSPSTAVTEPAVAAAPPPPPPSSSSSSQSQSNSAPQSNSSSPPPAEESVGEGSENGNAGKRPAWNKPSNGAIEVGPVMGAVSWPALSESARASTKLSPEPLKGVSEPPLSVSVSQGTGTTPTSSPKQVNSSSTPNHTGPARQRSMKRNNASASSNGGLPQHQSSAGQGVETVPNNPSPKEHTHRSAIGSQSHSNNDHPQQRNSFRNRNGGSHPRGDGSHHHNYRRDQDRGGQDWNTHRNFNNRDNHMHPQRSVPRMMRPHQTPPPPPPNAAQFIHQPQMRAFGGPIGFEMQPQLVYVTHTPHEPLGVPFVAPMRHPMVFPAPDPQLHTKIINQIEYYFSNDNLIKDTFLRRNMDDQGWVRIKLIAGFNKVMNLTDNIQLILDAMRMSTVVEVQGDKIRRRNDWMRWVMPTAQPPNASGSQALGKSGQDILSAQIQSIALDEKTASNINIENSSQPQPSSGEGAGQFGVQAGADRSISARN; encoded by the exons ATGGCCATGATTAACTCCGCGAATAAGAGCAGCAATCCAGAAACGGCGTCGTACCCGGCCGTACAATCGCCGCGTCACGCCGGCGAGAGTGTCAGCAGCCCCACCACCCAATCGCGCCGAGCCGCCAGGGCGGTCTCGTCTCCGTGGACCCAAATCGTGCGGGGAGAATCTGAACCGATCGCGGTCGCTCCTTCGTCACCGTCGACGGCTGTGACTGAGCCAGCTGTCGCTGCTGCGcctcctcctccccctccttcttcttcttcgtcttctcaGTCTCAGTCTAACTCTGCTCCTCAGTCGAATTCGTCTTCGCCTCCTCCGGCGGAGGAGTCAGTGGGTGAGGGCTCCGAGAACGGCAATGCGGGTAAGAGGCCAGCTTGGAACAAGCCCTCGAATGGGGCCATCGAGGTTGGGCCCGTAATGGGAGCTGTTTCTTGGCCAGCCCTGTCCGAGTCGGCTCGGGCATCGACGAAATTGTCTCCGGAACCACTCAAAGGTGTATCGGAACCACCTTTGTCTGTCTCCGTGTCGCAG GGGACTGGAACCACACCTACCTCATCACCGAAACAAGTGAATTCGTCTTCAACTCCAAACCATACTGGACCTGCGCGCCAGAGATCTATGAAACGAAATAATGCAAGTGCCTCCTCTAATGGAGGTCTTCCCCAGCACCAATCCTCAGCTGGTCAAGGTGTTGAAACGGTTCCAAATAACCCTTCTCCTAAGGAGCATACACATAGGAGTGCAATCGGCTCACAATCTCACAGCAATAATGATCATCCACAGCAGCGTAACTCCTTCAGGAACCGAAATGGCGGTTCACATCCTCGTGGAGATGGTTCTCACCATCACAACTATAGGCGGGATCAGGACCGCGGCGGCCAAGATTGGAACACTCATCGAAATTTTAACAATAGAGACAACCACATGCATCCTCAAAGGAGTGTCCCTAGGATGATGAGGCCCCACcaaacaccaccaccaccacctcctaaTGCAGCCCAATTTATCCACCAACCACAGATGAGGGCTTTTGGTGGGCCCATAGGGTTTG AAATGCAACCTCAACTGGTTTATGTTACACATACACCACATGAGCCACTTGGAGTGCCTTTCGTTGCACCAATGCGACATCCCATGGTTTTTCCCGCTCCTGATCCTCAGCTGCATACTAAGATCATTAATCAGATAGAGTATTATTTCAG TAATGACAATTTAATTAAAGATACATTCTTGAGGCGGAACATGGATGACCAGGGATGGGttcgtattaaattaatagcAGGCTTCAATAAA GTTATGAATTTGACAGACAACATTCAGCTTATACTGGATGCTATGAGAATGTCAACTGTTGTGGAAGTACAG GGTGATAAAATAAGGAGGCGCAATGATTGGATGAGATGGGTAATGCCAACTGCCCAGCCTCCTAATGCGTCAGGCTCTCAGGCCCTAGGAAAGTCCGGTCAAGATATACTGTCAGCTCAGATCCAAAGTATTGCTCTGGATGAGAAGACTGCTAGCAACATCAATATTGAGAACAGTAGTCAGCCGCAGCCGTCTAGTGGCGAGGGAGCAGGTCAATTTGGTGTTCAAGCAGGTGCCGATCGCTCTATTTCGGCAAGAAATTAG